In Streptomyces nojiriensis, one genomic interval encodes:
- a CDS encoding STAS domain-containing protein: MRRLVVPGPTPTATDGARLCARLVRLYEGGATAVECDAGAVTAPDLAAVEALARLRLTARGHGGFTVTGADPALRALLDLVGLVELLGEAEQREPPRGVQEGVEPDDLAV, translated from the coding sequence ATGAGACGACTCGTGGTGCCCGGACCCACTCCGACCGCCACGGACGGCGCGCGCCTGTGCGCACGGCTGGTCCGGCTGTACGAAGGCGGGGCGACGGCCGTGGAGTGCGATGCCGGGGCCGTCACCGCGCCGGACCTGGCCGCCGTCGAGGCGCTGGCCCGGCTGCGGCTGACCGCCCGCGGGCACGGGGGTTTCACCGTGACCGGCGCCGACCCGGCCCTACGCGCCCTACTGGACCTCGTGGGCCTCGTCGAGCTGCTCGGGGAGGCCGAACAGCGGGAACCACCGCGCGGTGTCCAGGAAGGCGTTGAGCCCGACGATCTTGCCGTCTGA
- a CDS encoding MFS transporter has product MRRGKGIRKARQGDGGLLAQLRRPPGGRDARIMLLTQALDRAGTGVWAASSVLYFTFVVGLDAGRLGLLLGAAGVAGIAGSPLAGHLADRFQVRTLLIGCHLVRLGALCVLLVVTDFGPLLLLFAVTHLGDRAAKTLEMLFATRVAGERRSTYQALSRSSANAGYALGAGLAAIGLAVGTRGAYQVLILANALSFLVAAALVWRTREPNGHGLVVARPGGQDDAPVAGAGAGPWRDRGYLRFVLLDIPMNLDDSILGVGVPLWLVGHTAAPHALIPAFLVINTVLVVALQLRVSARVRDARQAAGAVALYGLTTLACCAVLAAAPAGGARAASAALLAAAVLATAAELMRSVSSWELAVSLAPREARASYLGVAGMAQSVQKSAGPLLLTGAVMAAGPAGWLALGAGVAGLSLVQRRAALRRLAHLGAAPAPEPARA; this is encoded by the coding sequence ATGCGGCGCGGCAAGGGGATCCGGAAGGCACGGCAGGGGGACGGTGGTCTGCTGGCGCAACTGCGCCGGCCGCCCGGCGGCCGTGACGCGCGGATCATGCTGCTCACCCAGGCGCTGGACCGCGCGGGTACCGGCGTGTGGGCCGCGTCCTCCGTCCTCTACTTCACCTTCGTCGTCGGCCTCGACGCCGGTCGGCTGGGCCTGCTGCTGGGCGCGGCCGGGGTGGCGGGCATCGCCGGATCGCCGCTCGCGGGCCACCTCGCCGACCGCTTCCAGGTGCGCACCCTGCTGATCGGCTGCCACCTCGTCCGCCTCGGGGCCCTCTGCGTGCTGCTGGTGGTCACCGACTTCGGCCCGCTGCTGCTCCTGTTCGCCGTCACCCACCTGGGAGACCGGGCGGCCAAGACGCTGGAGATGCTGTTCGCCACCCGGGTCGCGGGCGAGCGGCGCTCCACCTACCAGGCGCTGTCGCGCAGTTCGGCGAACGCCGGATACGCCCTCGGCGCGGGCCTCGCCGCCATCGGACTCGCCGTCGGCACCCGCGGCGCCTACCAGGTGCTGATCCTGGCCAACGCCCTGTCGTTCCTGGTGGCCGCGGCCCTGGTGTGGCGCACCCGGGAGCCGAACGGCCACGGGCTCGTGGTCGCACGGCCCGGAGGGCAGGACGACGCCCCGGTGGCCGGGGCCGGGGCCGGCCCCTGGCGGGACCGCGGCTACCTGCGGTTCGTCCTGCTGGACATCCCGATGAACCTGGACGACTCGATCCTCGGTGTCGGCGTGCCGCTGTGGCTCGTCGGCCACACCGCGGCCCCGCACGCCCTGATCCCGGCCTTCCTGGTCATCAACACCGTGCTCGTCGTCGCCCTGCAGCTACGGGTGTCGGCGCGGGTACGCGACGCGCGCCAGGCGGCGGGCGCGGTCGCCCTGTACGGCCTGACGACCCTCGCCTGCTGCGCCGTCCTGGCCGCCGCCCCCGCGGGCGGGGCCCGGGCCGCCTCGGCCGCCCTGCTCGCCGCGGCCGTGCTGGCCACCGCGGCGGAGCTGATGCGCTCGGTGAGCTCCTGGGAGCTGGCGGTCTCGCTCGCACCCCGGGAGGCGCGCGCCTCCTACCTCGGGGTGGCCGGCATGGCCCAGTCCGTCCAGAAGTCCGCGGGCCCGCTGCTGCTCACCGGCGCGGTGATGGCGGCCGGCCCGGCCGGCTGGCTGGCCCTCGGGGCCGGGGTGGCGGGCCTGTCCCTCGTCCAACGCCGGGCCGCCCTGCGGCGGTTGGCCCACCTGGGTGCCGCGCCCGCGCCCGAGCCCGCGCGGGCCTAG
- a CDS encoding ABC transporter ATP-binding protein translates to MNASSPPHAVELHGITKRFPGVVANKDIAITVRKGTVHALIGENGAGKSTLMKILYGMQKPDEGTIAIDGEQVSFNTPGDAIARGIGMVHQHFMLADNLTVLENVVLGGEKLYGIGAKARKKIKEISDAYGLGVRPDVLVEDLGVADRQRVEILKVLYRGAKILILDEPTAVLVPQEVDALFDNLRELKSEGLTVIFISHKLGEVLKVADDITVIRRGTTVGTADPKTATPKQLAELMVGAELPSPETRESTVTDVPMLQVTGLTLAASDVVVAEPEVLVPAPAADSATVENVGAGRLLLDDVNLTIHKGEILGIAGVEGNGQTELIEALMGMAAADAGVITLDGKDITKTSVRKRREGGIGYIPEDRHRHGLLLESPLWENRILGHVTEAPNSKKGILDPKAARKDTERIVREYDVRTPGIDVTAASLSGGNQQKLIVGREMSHNPKFLIAAHPTRGVDVGAQAQIWDAIREARREGLAVLLISADLDELIGLSDTLRVIYRGRLVADADPATVTPEELGTAMTGAASGHLEATDNHSAAANGDTTEDEAR, encoded by the coding sequence ATCAACGCGTCCAGCCCGCCCCACGCCGTAGAACTGCACGGCATCACAAAGCGCTTCCCCGGCGTCGTCGCCAACAAGGACATCGCGATCACCGTCCGCAAGGGCACGGTCCATGCCTTGATCGGTGAGAACGGCGCCGGCAAGTCGACTCTGATGAAGATCCTCTACGGCATGCAGAAGCCGGACGAGGGCACCATCGCCATCGACGGGGAGCAGGTCTCCTTCAACACTCCCGGCGACGCCATCGCCCGCGGCATCGGCATGGTGCACCAGCACTTCATGCTCGCCGACAACCTCACCGTCCTGGAGAACGTGGTTCTCGGCGGCGAGAAGCTGTACGGCATCGGCGCCAAGGCCCGCAAGAAGATCAAGGAGATCTCGGACGCGTACGGCCTCGGCGTACGCCCCGACGTCCTGGTCGAGGACCTCGGTGTCGCCGACCGGCAGCGCGTGGAGATCCTCAAGGTCCTCTACCGCGGCGCGAAGATCCTCATCCTCGACGAGCCGACCGCCGTGCTCGTGCCGCAGGAGGTGGACGCACTCTTCGACAACCTGCGCGAGCTCAAGTCCGAGGGCCTGACCGTCATCTTCATCTCGCACAAGCTGGGCGAGGTCCTGAAGGTCGCCGACGACATCACCGTCATCCGGCGCGGCACCACGGTCGGCACCGCCGACCCCAAGACCGCCACCCCCAAGCAGCTCGCCGAGCTGATGGTCGGTGCGGAGCTGCCCTCGCCGGAGACCCGCGAGTCGACCGTGACCGACGTTCCGATGCTCCAGGTGACGGGCCTGACCCTCGCGGCGAGCGACGTCGTCGTCGCCGAGCCGGAGGTTCTGGTGCCCGCGCCCGCCGCGGACTCCGCCACCGTGGAGAACGTCGGGGCCGGCCGGCTCCTGCTGGACGACGTCAACCTCACGATCCACAAGGGCGAGATCCTCGGCATCGCCGGTGTCGAGGGCAACGGCCAGACGGAGCTGATCGAGGCCCTCATGGGCATGGCCGCCGCCGACGCGGGCGTGATCACGCTGGACGGCAAGGACATCACCAAGACCTCGGTGCGCAAGCGCCGCGAGGGCGGCATCGGCTACATCCCCGAGGACCGCCACCGCCACGGCCTGCTGCTGGAGTCCCCGCTCTGGGAGAACCGGATCCTCGGCCACGTCACCGAGGCGCCCAACTCCAAGAAGGGCATCCTCGACCCGAAGGCGGCCCGCAAGGACACCGAGCGGATCGTGCGCGAGTACGACGTCCGCACGCCCGGCATCGACGTCACGGCGGCCTCGCTCTCCGGCGGCAACCAGCAGAAGCTGATCGTCGGCCGCGAGATGAGCCACAACCCGAAGTTCCTCATCGCCGCCCACCCCACCCGCGGTGTGGACGTCGGCGCGCAGGCGCAGATCTGGGACGCGATCCGCGAGGCCCGTCGCGAGGGCCTGGCCGTGCTGCTGATCTCCGCCGACCTGGACGAGCTCATCGGCCTGTCCGACACCCTGCGCGTGATCTACCGCGGCCGCCTGGTGGCCGACGCCGACCCCGCGACCGTCACCCCCGAGGAGCTCGGCACCGCGATGACGGGCGCCGCTTCGGGGCACCTGGAAGCAACCGACAACCACTCCGCCGCTGCCAACGGTGACACGACGGAGGACGAGGCCCGATGA
- a CDS encoding ABC transporter permease has protein sequence MSASTVSTKKAAPATGSRKKLTLPWILLIVAGALALVSVVRLISGANDLTSVGQVSGALSLAVPIGLAGLGGLWAERAGVVNIGLEGMMILGTWFGAWAGYQWGPWTGVLVGIAGGAAGGLLHAIITVTFNVNHIVSGVAVNILALGFTQYLSNFTFAEAPGGSSKQSPQVEPIAKITIPGLSDWMADLQAKHWFFISDLAGVIGGLVTEISLLTIVALLLIPGTWWVLWRTSFGLRLRSCGENPIAAESLGVNVYKYKYIAVIVSGALAGLGGVYLSEVASPIYQEGQTGGRGYIGLAAMIFGNWMPGGMALGAGLFGFIDSLKLRGGAENVHAMLLLIAILLVLVCVWQLYKKKYIQAGVAAVFAALLFLWYATTDSVPSQFVDAAPYLTTLLVLALSAQRLRMPKADGMPYRKGQGK, from the coding sequence GTGAGCGCCAGCACCGTTTCCACGAAGAAGGCGGCACCCGCCACGGGCAGCCGCAAGAAGCTCACCCTGCCCTGGATCCTGCTGATCGTCGCGGGCGCCCTCGCGCTGGTCTCCGTGGTCCGCCTGATCTCCGGGGCCAACGACCTGACCTCCGTCGGCCAGGTCTCCGGCGCCCTCTCCCTCGCCGTGCCGATCGGCCTCGCCGGTCTCGGCGGTCTGTGGGCCGAGCGCGCGGGCGTCGTCAACATCGGCCTCGAAGGCATGATGATCCTCGGCACCTGGTTCGGTGCCTGGGCCGGTTACCAGTGGGGCCCGTGGACCGGTGTGCTCGTCGGCATCGCCGGCGGCGCCGCCGGCGGCCTGCTGCACGCGATCATCACGGTGACCTTCAACGTCAACCACATCGTCTCCGGTGTGGCCGTGAACATCCTGGCGCTGGGCTTCACCCAGTACCTGTCGAACTTCACGTTCGCCGAGGCCCCGGGCGGCTCCTCCAAGCAGTCCCCGCAGGTCGAGCCGATCGCCAAGATCACCATTCCAGGCCTGTCGGACTGGATGGCCGACCTCCAGGCCAAGCACTGGTTCTTCATCTCGGACCTGGCCGGCGTCATCGGCGGTCTGGTCACCGAGATCTCGCTGCTGACCATCGTGGCCCTGCTGCTGATCCCCGGTACCTGGTGGGTGCTGTGGCGGACCTCCTTCGGTCTGCGCCTGCGCTCCTGCGGTGAGAACCCGATCGCCGCGGAGTCCCTCGGCGTCAACGTCTACAAGTACAAGTACATCGCCGTGATCGTCTCGGGCGCCCTCGCGGGCCTCGGCGGCGTGTACCTGTCCGAGGTCGCGAGCCCCATCTACCAGGAGGGCCAGACCGGCGGCCGCGGCTACATCGGTCTCGCCGCGATGATCTTCGGTAACTGGATGCCGGGCGGCATGGCGCTCGGCGCCGGCCTGTTCGGCTTCATCGACAGCCTCAAGCTGCGCGGTGGCGCCGAGAACGTCCACGCGATGCTGCTGCTGATCGCGATCCTGCTGGTGCTCGTCTGCGTCTGGCAGCTGTACAAGAAGAAGTACATCCAGGCCGGCGTCGCGGCCGTCTTCGCCGCGCTGCTGTTCCTCTGGTACGCGACGACGGACTCGGTGCCGAGCCAGTTCGTGGACGCCGCTCCGTACCTGACCACGCTGCTCGTGCTCGCCCTGTCGGCGCAGCGCCTGCGGATGCCCAAGGCGGACGGCATGCCGTACCGCAAGGGTCAGGGCAAGTGA
- a CDS encoding thymidine phosphorylase, producing the protein MDVISVIRTKRDRGELSPEQIDWVIDAYTRGVVADEQMSALAMAILLNGMNRTEIARWTAAMIASGERMNFDSLSRPTADKHSTGGVGDKITLPLAPLVAACGAAVPQLSGRGLGHTGGTLDKLESIPGWRALLSNEEMLHVLDTTGAVICAAGDGLAPADKKLYALRDVTGTVEAIPLIASSIMSKKIAEGTGSLVLDVKVGTGAFMKNIEDARELARTMVGLGTDSGVKTVALLTDMSTPLGLTAGNALEVRESVEVLAGGGPADVVELTIALAKEMLDAAGIKDADPAKALADGSAMDHWRRMIAAQGGDPDATLPVAREQHVVTAPESGVLTRLDAYGVGVAAWRLGAGRARKEDPVQAGAGVELHAKPGDTVTAGQPLMTLHTDTPEKFDYALASLAGTYDIAPAGTAFSATPIVLDRIA; encoded by the coding sequence ATGGACGTCATCTCCGTCATCCGGACCAAGCGGGACCGCGGTGAGCTGAGCCCCGAGCAGATCGACTGGGTCATCGACGCGTACACCCGCGGTGTCGTGGCCGACGAGCAGATGTCGGCGCTGGCGATGGCCATCCTGCTCAACGGCATGAACCGGACCGAGATCGCCCGCTGGACCGCGGCGATGATCGCCTCCGGTGAGCGCATGAACTTCGACTCCCTCTCCCGCCCGACCGCCGACAAGCACTCCACGGGCGGCGTCGGCGACAAGATCACCCTCCCGCTCGCCCCGCTGGTCGCCGCGTGCGGCGCGGCCGTGCCCCAGCTCTCGGGCCGCGGCCTCGGCCACACCGGCGGCACCCTCGACAAGCTGGAGTCCATCCCCGGCTGGCGCGCGCTGCTCTCCAACGAGGAGATGCTGCACGTCCTGGACACCACCGGCGCGGTCATCTGCGCGGCCGGCGACGGCCTGGCCCCGGCGGACAAGAAGCTCTACGCGCTGCGCGACGTCACCGGCACGGTCGAGGCCATCCCGCTGATCGCCTCCTCGATCATGTCGAAGAAGATCGCCGAGGGCACCGGCTCGCTCGTCCTGGACGTCAAGGTCGGCACCGGCGCCTTCATGAAGAACATCGAGGACGCCCGTGAGCTGGCGCGCACCATGGTCGGCCTCGGCACCGACTCGGGCGTCAAGACCGTCGCGCTCCTGACGGACATGTCCACCCCGCTGGGCCTGACCGCCGGAAACGCGCTGGAGGTCCGCGAGTCCGTCGAGGTCCTGGCCGGCGGCGGCCCCGCCGACGTGGTCGAGCTGACCATCGCGCTGGCCAAGGAGATGCTGGACGCGGCGGGCATCAAGGATGCCGACCCGGCGAAGGCCCTGGCCGACGGCTCCGCGATGGACCACTGGCGCCGGATGATCGCGGCCCAGGGCGGCGACCCGGACGCGACCCTCCCGGTGGCCCGCGAGCAGCACGTGGTCACCGCCCCCGAGTCGGGCGTCCTGACCCGCCTGGACGCGTACGGGGTCGGCGTCGCCGCCTGGCGCCTGGGCGCCGGCCGCGCGCGCAAGGAGGACCCGGTGCAGGCGGGCGCGGGCGTCGAGCTCCACGCGAAGCCGGGCGACACGGTCACGGCGGGCCAGCCGCTGATGACCCTGCACACGGACACCCCGGAGAAGTTCGACTACGCCCTCGCCTCCCTGGCGGGCACGTACGACATCGCTCCGGCGGGCACGGCCTTCTCCGCCACGCCGATCGTCCTGGACCGCATCGCCTGA
- a CDS encoding sigma-70 family RNA polymerase sigma factor, with amino-acid sequence MSDLATDVDLDTAMDRYRVELTGYCYRMLGSSFDAEDAVQDTYIRAWRSYEKFEGRSSLRSWLYRIATNVCLDLLNAGNKRARPMDLTAPQHQASAVLNERPEVTWLEPVPDARVLPQTADPAEMALAKESVRLAFVAALQHLPAKQRAVLILREVLAWKADEVARLLETTTASVNSALQRARATLAGQSLRDSDPADPLDADQAKLLERYLSAFEAYDISRLTTLLHEDAVLSMPPFDLWLQGHEDIAAWHLNQGIGCKGSRLVPTTANGLPAFGQYRPREDGRPGHTPWALQVLEISDGKIVGLNAFLDTARWFPLFGLPEQLDEAHEVQ; translated from the coding sequence ATGAGCGACCTCGCCACCGATGTGGACCTCGACACCGCGATGGACCGGTACCGGGTCGAGCTCACCGGCTACTGCTACCGGATGCTCGGCTCGTCCTTCGACGCCGAGGACGCGGTGCAGGACACGTACATCCGCGCCTGGCGCAGCTACGAGAAGTTTGAGGGCCGCTCCTCGCTGCGGTCGTGGCTGTACCGGATCGCCACCAACGTCTGCCTGGACCTGCTGAACGCCGGGAACAAGCGGGCCCGCCCGATGGACCTGACCGCCCCGCAGCACCAGGCCTCCGCCGTGCTGAACGAGCGCCCCGAGGTGACCTGGCTGGAGCCGGTTCCGGACGCCCGGGTGCTGCCGCAGACGGCCGACCCCGCCGAGATGGCGCTGGCGAAGGAGTCCGTACGCCTGGCCTTCGTCGCGGCGCTCCAGCACCTGCCGGCGAAGCAGCGGGCGGTGCTCATCCTGCGCGAGGTGCTGGCCTGGAAGGCCGACGAGGTGGCCCGGCTCCTGGAGACCACGACGGCCTCGGTGAACAGCGCCCTCCAGCGGGCACGGGCCACCCTGGCCGGGCAGTCGCTGCGCGACAGCGACCCGGCGGATCCGCTCGACGCGGACCAGGCCAAGCTGCTGGAGCGGTACCTCTCCGCCTTCGAGGCCTACGACATCTCGCGGCTCACCACCCTCCTCCACGAGGACGCGGTGCTCTCGATGCCGCCGTTCGACCTGTGGCTCCAGGGCCACGAGGACATCGCGGCCTGGCACCTGAACCAGGGCATCGGCTGCAAGGGCTCCCGGCTCGTCCCGACGACGGCGAACGGCCTGCCCGCCTTCGGCCAGTACCGTCCGCGCGAGGACGGGCGGCCGGGCCACACCCCGTGGGCGCTCCAGGTGCTGGAGATCTCAGACGGCAAGATCGTCGGGCTCAACGCCTTCCTGGACACCGCGCGGTGGTTCCCGCTGTTCGGCCTCCCCGAGCAGCTCGACGAGGCCCACGAGGTCCAGTAG
- a CDS encoding cytidine deaminase yields the protein MTPGVSVDWEALRTSAREAMTRAYAPYSGFPVGVAALVDDGRVVTGCNVENASYGLGLCAECGLVSSLQATGGGRLTHFTCVDGKGEILVPCGRCRQLLYEFGGDELLVETPDGILPLAAMLPQAFGPDHLR from the coding sequence GTGACCCCCGGCGTGTCGGTGGACTGGGAAGCCCTGCGGACGTCCGCCCGGGAAGCGATGACCCGGGCGTACGCCCCGTACTCGGGCTTCCCGGTCGGGGTCGCCGCCCTGGTCGACGACGGCCGCGTCGTGACCGGCTGCAACGTCGAGAACGCCAGCTACGGGCTGGGCCTGTGCGCCGAGTGCGGACTCGTCTCCTCCCTCCAGGCGACCGGCGGCGGCCGCCTCACGCACTTCACGTGCGTGGACGGCAAGGGCGAGATCCTCGTCCCGTGCGGCCGCTGCCGCCAGCTGCTCTACGAATTCGGCGGCGACGAGCTGCTGGTGGAGACCCCGGACGGGATCCTCCCGCTGGCGGCGATGCTGCCGCAGGCCTTCGGGCCCGACCACCTGAGATAG
- a CDS encoding L,D-transpeptidase family protein has translation MGTRFGARAAVLGVAVALALPVVVAGGGAAQAAASCNLTTGPYQRQVEQFLGRPVDGKQSAADCTAIRSFQATHGITPTQGYAGPLTWQTMSTMLAQRAAGTTPNRAGDCPVDRGRIACVDLTRQLSWIQDGATLTYGPVPVRTGKDGTETRTGLKKIYYRNIDHWSTLYNVSMPYAQFFDGGIAFHSTTKSMWNPPGSGGCVNMRSADAKAYWNLLGQGEDVYVYGRKPGT, from the coding sequence ATGGGTACGAGGTTCGGGGCGCGGGCGGCGGTGCTGGGCGTGGCGGTCGCGCTGGCGCTGCCGGTGGTGGTCGCGGGGGGCGGGGCGGCGCAGGCCGCCGCCTCCTGCAACCTCACCACCGGGCCGTACCAGCGGCAGGTCGAGCAGTTCCTCGGCCGGCCGGTGGACGGGAAGCAGTCGGCGGCCGACTGCACGGCGATCCGCTCCTTCCAGGCGACCCACGGGATCACCCCGACCCAGGGCTACGCCGGGCCGCTGACCTGGCAGACGATGAGCACGATGCTGGCCCAGCGGGCGGCCGGCACCACCCCGAACAGGGCGGGTGACTGCCCGGTGGACCGGGGGCGGATCGCCTGCGTGGACCTGACGCGGCAGCTCAGCTGGATCCAGGACGGCGCCACCCTGACGTACGGGCCCGTCCCGGTCCGCACCGGCAAGGACGGCACGGAGACGCGCACCGGGCTGAAGAAGATCTACTACCGGAACATCGACCACTGGTCGACGCTCTACAACGTCTCGATGCCGTACGCGCAGTTCTTCGACGGCGGCATCGCCTTCCACTCGACCACCAAGAGCATGTGGAACCCGCCCGGTTCGGGTGGCTGCGTGAACATGCGCTCCGCCGACGCCAAGGCGTACTGGAACCTGCTGGGGCAGGGCGAGGACGTCTACGTGTACGGGCGCAAGCCCGGCACCTAG
- a CDS encoding ABC transporter permease, producing MKTFDKDRLMLAIAGPLLALVSAFALTMIVLAATGINPIEPLRIMVENGGYEDIQVLIVNQAGTYYLAALAVAIGFRMNLFNIGVDGQYRLAAMISAVVGGAIVLPGPLHILLIVVVAMLTGAAWAGIAGVLKAKRGVSEVVSTIMLNAIATSLIAWLLLPKNLGVQVEGSNDLTTGEIAQSGWFPALSLGDSGEIYGFTFVAFALGIVYWFVLNRTRFGFDLRASGASESAAAASGVDSKKMIITAMLISGAVAGLSGMPVLLGESHTYTLVFPVGVGFTGITIALLGRNSPVGIFFAALLMAFIDKASAGLDTAGYAKEIGTIMKGLIVIAVVVSYELIRRYGIRRQQQKVGEELAAGHAMKTEKEVAA from the coding sequence ATGAAGACATTCGACAAGGACCGGCTGATGCTCGCCATCGCCGGGCCCCTGCTCGCGCTGGTGTCCGCCTTCGCGCTGACCATGATCGTGCTGGCGGCGACGGGCATCAACCCGATCGAGCCGCTGCGCATCATGGTCGAGAACGGCGGCTACGAGGACATCCAGGTCCTCATCGTCAACCAGGCCGGCACGTACTACCTGGCAGCCCTGGCCGTCGCCATCGGCTTCCGGATGAACCTCTTCAACATCGGCGTGGACGGCCAGTACCGCCTCGCCGCGATGATCTCCGCCGTGGTCGGTGGCGCCATCGTGCTGCCCGGCCCCCTGCACATCCTGCTGATCGTGGTCGTCGCGATGCTGACGGGTGCCGCCTGGGCCGGTATCGCGGGCGTCCTGAAGGCCAAGCGCGGGGTCAGCGAGGTCGTCTCGACGATCATGCTGAACGCCATCGCGACCAGCCTCATCGCCTGGCTGCTCCTGCCGAAGAACCTCGGCGTCCAGGTCGAGGGGTCCAACGACCTCACCACCGGCGAGATCGCCCAGTCCGGCTGGTTCCCGGCGCTCTCCCTCGGCGACTCGGGCGAGATCTACGGCTTCACCTTCGTGGCCTTCGCCCTCGGCATCGTCTACTGGTTCGTGCTCAACCGCACCCGTTTCGGCTTCGACCTGCGCGCCAGCGGCGCGAGCGAGTCCGCCGCCGCGGCCTCCGGTGTCGACTCCAAGAAGATGATCATCACCGCGATGCTCATCTCCGGCGCCGTCGCCGGTCTGTCCGGCATGCCGGTGCTGCTCGGTGAGAGCCACACGTACACCCTCGTCTTCCCCGTGGGCGTCGGCTTCACCGGCATCACCATCGCCCTGCTCGGCCGTAACAGCCCCGTCGGCATCTTCTTCGCCGCCCTCCTGATGGCCTTCATCGACAAGGCGTCCGCCGGCCTCGACACGGCCGGCTACGCCAAGGAGATCGGCACGATCATGAAGGGCCTGATCGTGATCGCGGTGGTCGTCTCCTACGAGCTCATCCGCCGCTACGGCATCCGCCGCCAGCAGCAGAAGGTCGGCGAGGAGCTGGCCGCGGGCCACGCCATGAAGACCGAGAAGGAGGTCGCGGCGTGA
- a CDS encoding Uma2 family endonuclease, with product MSALTVQQEPASGDDWDELVRLWEETDAPEGCKVEIIEGIITLAPPPVNHHNYIAVKVQRALLPVLPEACEVYQTLNVAVPSRVGLYIPDLVVVPDEAALEEGNYVPAAVAELVVEITSKSNAVNDRVAKLAGYATAVIPLYLLIDAFASGGPTITLYGEPKNGHYRILQAGKFGETFHLPAPFDLKLDTSAFPTP from the coding sequence ATGAGCGCACTCACCGTCCAGCAGGAGCCCGCAAGCGGCGACGACTGGGACGAGCTCGTCCGTCTCTGGGAGGAGACGGACGCGCCGGAGGGCTGCAAGGTGGAGATCATCGAGGGGATCATCACCTTGGCACCACCGCCCGTCAACCACCACAACTACATCGCGGTCAAGGTCCAACGGGCCCTGTTGCCAGTTCTCCCCGAAGCCTGTGAGGTGTACCAGACGCTCAATGTGGCGGTCCCGTCCCGCGTGGGCCTCTACATCCCGGACCTGGTGGTCGTACCCGACGAGGCTGCCCTGGAGGAAGGCAACTACGTCCCGGCCGCCGTTGCGGAACTGGTGGTGGAGATCACCTCGAAGTCCAACGCCGTCAACGACCGCGTCGCCAAGCTGGCGGGCTACGCGACCGCCGTCATCCCGCTGTATCTGCTCATCGACGCCTTCGCGTCCGGCGGCCCGACCATCACGCTGTATGGCGAGCCGAAGAACGGGCACTACCGGATTCTTCAGGCAGGCAAGTTCGGCGAGACCTTCCACCTCCCCGCGCCCTTCGACCTGAAGCTGGACACGTCCGCCTTCCCGACGCCCTGA